CTTCGGTAAGATACTGCTCATCGGGAGGCACGCCATCAAGGTCTCCAGCGGGAAGAGCCTCTCCTCCCTCTAAAGGAACCCTCCCAAAGTCCATAGAAACATTGGAGCTATTTATCCAGTTGTCGATATACGCTTCCCTGTAGTCAACTTCAACAATATCAAGGTCAGTATAGGAGACATCCAACCTCTCTCCACGAGAGTAGTAAAGATCATCGTCATAATATTCAGCAGGCCCCGACTCTTCAATATGCACAATGCCGAGATAAACCTCGCAACCAGCATTAGCCGCCCCTTTTTTTAAAACATGGACCAAAGCAGCATCTTGGCTTTTTAAGGTGTCAAACGAAAGCTCACTAGAGGTATACTCGTGTTCAAGAAGCCAAGCAATCTTGGGAGGAGAGGAAGGATCATCAAAAAAGGCTTCAAGATGCTCTTGAACCCCTGCAACCTCTTGGTCGTAAATAGGGGGTGTCAACTTAGCAGACTTTTCATCAGAACTCCAAATAAGGTTATAGGTCAAACAGATCCTATTTCCCGCTTCAATCGGAAGCACTTCATGCTCACAATCTGCATAGAATGCCGCAAAACAGATTGTGGAGACCTCCTCTACAGGATTGAGGTTGATCTTTTTTTCCTTGCCCAAATGGCGAACGATAAGCTCTCCCCCTGCGTGTACCGAAGGAAGGGAGAGAACAAGAGTTGCAAACATCCCATCCGCTTTTTCAGTATCCCGATGGGGCAGGAAAAAGCCCCCTTTCTCATAAACGAGCATTTTATATAGCTCTGCTCTGACGCTCTTTTCCTGACAACCAAGATCCTTCTTCACCTTTGAAAGGATGTCATCCAGATGCCCCTCCCATGAGCTCCCTTTTATCGAAACCTGCTCGGGGCTCAGCTGCCAAACATTCCTCACCGAAGTATCGACAAGAGTCTCTTCTCCCCTTCCATAAGGAGCACGCACACTCTCTTCAACCAATCTTCTGGCCTGCTCTTCAGGAATCGGAAAAGACAAAGCCCCAATATTCTCAACCTCTATTCTCGGCATCGGAATTTCAACAGCACCCTCCGCACAATAGCTCCCAGGGCGATCAACATTTGATAAAAGGCTTTCCAACGCCCCTAAGTCTCGGTTATATTCAATTTCAATATCTTCCATTTCTTACCAACTTTTTGATTAACAGAGTCTACCTTTTAACATACAAAATTGATCACCATTATCAGATGTGTATGAAATTTTGATACCTATTGCTTTCTCCATAGCTTTTGACTAAAAAGGAAATTTTATTTTAGCTTGCAACTAAATTTTTGTAAAGATTTTTTTGCTCGTGAGTGGCAACGCCAGCGATTATGAATGAGTCGTGCAACTTGAAAATGCTGCCCCTAAACCTTAATGATAAAGATGGTTGCCTCAGTAGTATTTTATCGCTTTTCCATCAAGAGATCATGTTGGAGGAAATTGCACACTTTAGTAATGGATCTGCTACAATAAGAAAATGTTTTTGCTTAAAAAACCTATTTCCAATAAAGAGAAATTGAGTAGGTTTTTAAGAGGCCTGTCCTAATTTAAAATTAATTAGATTTTTTAGCATTTTCTAAAGAAATTTTTCTGCGGAGAATGCAGTCAACTTTGTAAAGTTGTCAAATTCGAGCAGGGAAATTAATTAGAAAAGGCAAAAAAGATAAAAATTTTAAATGAGAAAAGGCCTCCAATGTTAAGAGCTTTTTGTTTTTCATTAGTTTTTTTAGCTGTTATTTTATGTCAGGGATGTGACGTAAAAGGGGCAAATAACCCTTACGCCTACGCACCAACGGCAAGTAGCTCGGTCTGGCATCCCCCCGAAAAGGCGCGTCGCCGTCTTCCCGATACAGGAGAGCTTGAGCGGGAAGAAGAGGATTACGAACTCTTTTCTAAAGAGGCGCCGATGACCCTCGCTGAAATCATCGACGTGGCCCTTTCACGCAACCCAACCACCCGGCAAAGCTGGGCCGCTGCGCGGGTCAGCGCCGCAGAATATGGCCAATCCCTTCAAGACTTTTTCGTTTTAGCCGACATCGATGGGGATTATGCACGGAGTCGTTATTCTGAATTTACAGGTAGTGACCGGAATATCGTCTATGAAACGCAGTATGGGGTGGAGCTCGATTTGACCTATACGATTTTGGATTTTGGGCAGACCCGGATGACGAGTGAGGCTGCGCTGCAGTCGCTTTATAATGCCGACTGGTCCCACAACAGCCAGATCCAACAAACGATCCAGCTGATCATGACCGACTACTACAACTACCTCTATCAAAAGCAATTGCTTTTTTCGAATGAGCAAGATGTTGTAAATGCAAAAGTCACTTTGGATGCGACGGAGGAAAAGTTCCGCCGCGGATTGGCCGATGTCTCGGACATCGTCCAGGCAAAGACAAACTACTTGTCGCAAAAGCTGGCGGTCGTCAACCAAAAGCAAAACCTCCACAATGCCTACACCGAGCTGACTAATGATATGGGGCTCCCCTCGAATGGAGCCTACTACTTCCAAGACTACCCTGAAAAAATTGTCCCCTTTAAGCTCGAAACCCTCGATAAGCTAATCGTAAAGGCAAACGATAACCGTCCCGACCTGATGGCTGCAGAGGCAGAGGTCAAGTCGAGTATCGCCAGCATGAAAGCGGCCCGCCTCCAAAAATATCCTGTGGTCACCGGAGATTTTAATATTGGACGGCAATATTACAATAGTGGCATCTCCGACCACTACGACTTTGCGGCTCAGGTGAGCCTCACCTTCCCCCTCTTCCAAGGTTTTTTCATCGAAAACACGGTCAAAAAGGCCCGGGCAACGCTTGAAGAGTCGCGCGCTTCCCTCGAGCAGATCAAACTCGACATCATCCAAGAGGTTTCCAACTATCGGAGCGATGTCTCCTACGCCAAAGAGTCGATCGAGTATGCCAAGGCCTACTTGAGCTCTGCTGAAGAGGACTTTAAGGTCAATCTAAAGAAATACCGGGTGGGAACGGGGACGATCATCGATCTGATCAATGCTCAAACATCGGTCGCCGATGCCCGCTCGCAATTGGCGCAGGCGCAAAACAACTGGTACACTTCGGTGGCCAACCTTGCCTACGCCACAGGGGTTCTCTTCAGCCCTAAAGAAGAGGAAAAGACTCCCTACATAGAGTTAATTAAAGATGAGGAAAGTCTCGATGAAAAACCTTCTTTTTAGCCTGTTGATACTCGGTGCGATGGGATGCTCTAAGAAAGCGGCGCCCCCCGCTCCTAAGCCGGTTCCCGTTCAAATGGCTAAGGCCATTGCTAAAGATGTTCCTTACTATATCTCAACGGTGGGGCATATGGAGGCCTATAACATCATCGATCTGATGGCGCAGGCCAATGGCCAACTGATCGAGACCTATTTTGCTGACGGCGATGATGTGAAAGAGGGACAGCTCCTCTACCTCATCGACCAACGTCCCTACTTGGCTGAGCTTGAAAAAGCAGAGGGGCAACTCGAAGAAAATATCGCAAGCCTTGGGTATGCCGAGCGGACTGCGGAACGAAACTCGCAGCTCGTTAAAGATGAGTACATCTCTCAAAATGACTATGACAACTTGATTACCAATGTGATTGTCGATGATGCTTTGGTTAAACAAAGTCGGGCCGATGTCGAAAATGCAAAGATCAACCTCGGCTACACCACCGTCTATGCACCGATGGATGCGCGGGCAGGAGAAAGTCTGATTGATGATGGAAACCTCATCTTAGAAAATGCCGAAACGACCCTGGTCACCCTCAACCAGATCACCCCGATCTATTCCACGTTCTTCGTCAATGAAAAACACCTTCCTGCGGTGCAGCGCTACCGGGCCAAATACAACGATCTAAAGGTCTATGTCACCGT
This DNA window, taken from Candidatus Neptunochlamydia vexilliferae, encodes the following:
- a CDS encoding TolC family protein, producing the protein MLRAFCFSLVFLAVILCQGCDVKGANNPYAYAPTASSSVWHPPEKARRRLPDTGELEREEEDYELFSKEAPMTLAEIIDVALSRNPTTRQSWAAARVSAAEYGQSLQDFFVLADIDGDYARSRYSEFTGSDRNIVYETQYGVELDLTYTILDFGQTRMTSEAALQSLYNADWSHNSQIQQTIQLIMTDYYNYLYQKQLLFSNEQDVVNAKVTLDATEEKFRRGLADVSDIVQAKTNYLSQKLAVVNQKQNLHNAYTELTNDMGLPSNGAYYFQDYPEKIVPFKLETLDKLIVKANDNRPDLMAAEAEVKSSIASMKAARLQKYPVVTGDFNIGRQYYNSGISDHYDFAAQVSLTFPLFQGFFIENTVKKARATLEESRASLEQIKLDIIQEVSNYRSDVSYAKESIEYAKAYLSSAEEDFKVNLKKYRVGTGTIIDLINAQTSVADARSQLAQAQNNWYTSVANLAYATGVLFSPKEEEKTPYIELIKDEESLDEKPSF
- a CDS encoding efflux RND transporter periplasmic adaptor subunit, with the protein product MKNLLFSLLILGAMGCSKKAAPPAPKPVPVQMAKAIAKDVPYYISTVGHMEAYNIIDLMAQANGQLIETYFADGDDVKEGQLLYLIDQRPYLAELEKAEGQLEENIASLGYAERTAERNSQLVKDEYISQNDYDNLITNVIVDDALVKQSRADVENAKINLGYTTVYAPMDARAGESLIDDGNLILENAETTLVTLNQITPIYSTFFVNEKHLPAVQRYRAKYNDLKVYVTVDDPGTPTYEGLLTFIDNGVDLSTGMIKMKATLPNLDKILWPNQYVKVKLVLDTLENAVLVPFEAVQISPKTKYVYILKGNGTVERRNVTVGQMQEDNTIVITKGVKAGEKVITVGQVNLFPGAKVTVVTNEGDR